A DNA window from Cutaneotrichosporon cavernicola HIS019 DNA, chromosome: 2 contains the following coding sequences:
- a CDS encoding uncharacterized protein (Guanine nucleotide exchange factor for Ras-like small GTPases) codes for MKTWGGSLPVKKFTPDGHIVRSSFAEIKAGGKLTHDCKVEFVELNLVALDLSGGPGPIWPADVSPVSGVILCYDATRSETLIGLSEALARLCPGMPAVLLACKSDPDKTLEVEAHVGDQIGHPYNVGLIEVTTATSQGKGKMRTGLRWLLYKLEEMNRRRESPEGANAPWQKGHHVSQSKGSASDDQHSSSSSLGWMMEGETATSTEGSLESEPTRAGGVLNPAEGVNGAAVAAAAAVAAIPSAALASQASLDRDGSKPEPDIYVTLQELFNRLFTAIVSTENDQFVNTFFLVYRRFCQPRELMTELLERFIEVEQYAVSRDIRLWALMKLAGALKDWATKYPGDLVDAETQALFRKTLGCMLKYTFLAHVTVDLVSIEQGLDKVVDLDQSWSCRPNLNEANIQTPETAAALELVVEKDGILFEDEVAPFPPTDSTTALKEKSGSTFSRSTASLTVDLDPIPPRAGDSSSEQSRSVYSNDESGHRKWSSAINALMHMEPHHFALELTLMQWELFAAIRPRDVFRHDFGKERDDPVGRSIDFFNHLSRWVSTMILAHPKPKGRAKVYEVFVKIAHQLRKLNNYDCLCAVLSGLRETSIHRLGQTHQLVRLEPHLMRDYQSHLKLMDARNGYGHYRRALQADTSYNHTAIPLLSSILGLVSRLQAARPEDRRADGAVQWDKFQRFGDILMAIPTFQERGGMVPGNVSISFRRLIEATPVISSEDGLYERSRLVEPGGSQTGGVLRKLANFSL; via the exons ATGAAGACGTGGGGTGGCTCGCTTCCGGTCAAGAAGTTCACCCCGGACGGTCATATTG TTCGGTCGAGCTTtgccgagatcaaggcggGCGGCAAGCTCACACACGACTGTAAGGTCGAGTTTGtcgagctcaacctcgtgGCCTTGGACCTCTCTGGTGGTCCGGGCCCGATTTGGCCGGCAGATGTATCACCTGTCTCTGGTGTCATCCTCTGTTATGATGCCACACGGTCAGAGACCCTCATAGGTCTGAGCGAGGCTCTCG CTCGGCTATGCCCCGGCATGCCTGCCGTTCTCCTTGCGTGCAAGTCGGACCCCGACAAGACactcgaggttgaggctCATGTCGGTGACCAGATCGGACACCCGTACAATGTCGGCCTCATCGAGGTCACAACGGCGACGTCgcagggcaagggcaagatgCGGACGGGCCTGCGCTGGCTACTTTACAAGTTGGAAGAGATGAACC GAAGAAGGGAATCGCCCGAGGGCGCGAACGCGCCATGGCAGAAGGGACACCATGTGTCTCAGAGCAAAGGCTCAGCGTCAGACGATCAgcactcgagctcgtccagtCTGGGCTGGATGATGGAGGGGGAAACCGCTACCTCCACCGAGGGGTCTCTCGAGTCCGAGCCGACGCGGGCCGGTGGCGTGTTGAATCCTGCCGAAGGCGTGAACGGCGCAGCGGTCGcagctgctgctgccgtAGCCGCCATCCCATCCGCCGCACTGGCGTCGCAGGCCTCGCTGGATCGTGACGGTTCCAAGCCCGAACCTGACATCTATGTCACCTTGCAAGAGCTCTTCAACCGCCTGTTCACGGCCATTGTCTCTACAGAGA ATGACCAGTTTGTCAACACATTCTTCCTCGTGTACCGGCGCTTCTGCCagccgcgcgagctcatgactgagctccttgagcgctTCATTGAGGTCGAGCAATACGCAGTCTCGCGAGACATCCGGCTATGGGCTTTAATGAAGCTCGCGGGTGCGCTCAAGGACTGGGCGACCAAGTACCctggcgacctcgtcgacgccgagacgcaGGCACTGTTTCGCAAAACTCTTGGCTGCATGCTCAAGTACACGTTCCTCGCGCACGTCACTGTCGACCTAGTCAGCATCGAACAGGGTCTGGACAAGGTcgttgacctcgaccaGTCATGGTCGTGCCGACCAAACCTCAATGAGGCCAATATCCAGACCCCCGAGACTGCGGCAGCGTTAGAGCTCGTCGTGGAAAAGGATGGAATCCtgttcgaggacgaggtagCGCCCTTCCCCCCCACCGACAGCACCACGGCACTGAAGGAGAAGTCGGGCTCGACGTTCAGCAGGTCAACTGCGAGCTTAAcagtcgacctcgaccctATACCGCCTCGCGCGGGTGACTCTAGCTCGGAGCAGTCGCGGTCGGTCTACTCGAACGACGAGTCTGGGCACCGCAAGTGGTCCAGCGCAATCAACGCATTAATGCATATGGAGCCACATCACTTTGCACTCGAGCTCACTCTCATGCAGTGGGAGCTCTTTGCAGCGATCAGG CCGCGCGACGTCTTCCGCCACGACTTTGGCAAGGAGCGCGATGACCCAGTGGGCCGGTCGATTGACTTTTTCAACCACCTATCGCGTTGGGTGTCGACGATGATCCTCGCACACCCAAAGCCGAAGGGCCGTGCCAAGGTGTACGAGGTGTTTGTCAAGATTGCGCATCAGCTGCGCAAACTGAACAACTACGACTGCCTGTGCGCGGTCCTCTCGGGGTTACGCGAGACGTCCATCCACCGTCTGGGCCAGACGCACCAGCTGGTCCGCCTCGAGCCTCACTTGATGCGCGACTACCAGAGTCACCTCAAGCTCATGGACGCGCGAAACGGGTACGGGCATTACCGCCGGGCACTGCAGGCGGATACTTCGTACAACCATACGGCGATCCCGCTGCTCTCGTCAatcctcggcctcgtgAGCCGTCTGCAGGCAGCACGGCCTGAAGATCGCCGGGCAGACGGCGCGGTGCAGTGGGACAAGTTCCAGCGCTTTGGCGACATTCTCATGGCCATCCCGACGTTCCaagagcgcggcggcatGGTTCCAGGCAATGTCAGCATCAGCTTCCGGCGGCTAATAGAGGCGACCCCAGTGATTTCCAGCGAGGAT GGGTTGTACGAGAGGAGCAGATTGGTCGAACCGGGAGGCTCGCAGACGGGCGGCGTTCTGCGCAAGCTTGCCAACTTCTCTCTATGA